The Nycticebus coucang isolate mNycCou1 chromosome 8, mNycCou1.pri, whole genome shotgun sequence genome has a window encoding:
- the LOC128591864 gene encoding 39S ribosomal protein S18a, mitochondrial, which yields MTETPKESPNPPNPSGQCPICRWNLKHKYNYEDVLLLSQFIRPHGGMLPRKITGLCQEEHRKIEECVKMAHRAGLLPNHRPRLPEGFVPKSKPQLNRYLTRWSPRSVKPIYKKGHSWNKVRMAVGSPLLKDNICYSRMPLKWYH from the coding sequence ATGACAGAGACTCCCAAGGAGAGTCCAAATCCTCCTAACCCCTCTGGCCAATGCCCCATCTGCCGTTGGAACCTGAAGCACAAGTACAATTATGAGGATGTTTTGCTGCTTAGTCAGTTCATCCGGCCTCACGGAGGCATGCTACCCCGAAAGATCACAGGCCTGTGCCAGGAAGAGCATCGAAAAATTGAGGAGTGTGTGAAGATGGCCCACCGCGCAGGTCTGCTCCCAAATCATAGGCCTCGGCTTCCTGAAGGATTTGTTCCAAAGAGCAAACCCCAACTCAACCGGTACCTGACTCGCTGGTCTCCCCGTTCCGTCAAGCCCATCTACAAAAAAGGTCACAGCTGGAACAAGGTGCGCATGGCTGTGGGGTCACCCCTACTAAAGGACAACATCTGCTACTCAAGAATGCCTTTGAAGTGGTATCATTGA